From Antennarius striatus isolate MH-2024 chromosome 9, ASM4005453v1, whole genome shotgun sequence, one genomic window encodes:
- the otoa gene encoding otoancorin produces MAMKTGTFFLLLLVTCEAMVMGPCKMPEKGPNSKPVVRRLMRKCLEKGYLLPHKEEMRTVFNNSDSPKKDKASDEFQPMMTAFTSILNSVSDDKDSNSRMHSEDEMINWNCSKIATIIKQMRNYPEASACYMRAFVAPESWSILTAQSEDNEDLNDYENYLWAAMPMLQDIPFNKIKLPNKAVRQKVKKMMKMLQEEYNLMSDEKRALVLKWVKQRIVQNYFNCTIKPALDSRFPGRGESNKTEGREGTTEPLKSCNSTLKWLDYEKLLMIGRYLVHLDPKDIDSISKDQFCKYIKSSKLRMAAKMHPSLALKLHQRFQECFDGEEVAKNLDKLGALACYSSNVPELNPDLSMKLLSQLSNCDEDEHPRVKQIKRRLVESVASTVGAIRELAKLGNSVTYLPEKQLSMISLKELGGLGKNSAVKFSRGQAHTLVKKMLGKIKCDMKLGKELTELKSVVRALPICVFTHVKFTEILNDKETLLNISKEMRRGQMKAMLQALRKNKDPTEVVNKLDGPLLRSISLTYLAKAKITSLEQVARKTWSKAQAVYLVKRLYDMKLLRFRGLHSLLQGVTCMMIDEVPDSDVLDMVRDITETPQWLSGWQVACAARRLVRACEAKGPDYFQTITEEELDEIPTLLLSHFPPSKLKDLPDAVCSVFLDKMEVADLKSLPPGSPSRIALTERALLCLEVTNEEMSRLGPLLAEVETSKLRLMTPDVLNSILQAMATRKHLPRRHKANLTQLVTRVFGDPSEWSPETMEKVGCLILLDDVATAALPNKPWMKDILQFLRHCLPRPSKALRQKIFDLITTSSNTAREKRDADDSRFDNDDGSGSSDSKTAEEPTLEMLEELREGVIFLPAERLRQMTTETFSGAVDMLGDITDYRVEQLTELTTKAVEAFGPVAQMSDVVVMRLKCITQGFSDEDLQKLPFTMDVLEEISYCHWSQSQVETIWRTFTKSIDVKQFGDAEIASLSQFICAMNFSELESIDINNLREALDTLGEVECPIEFLKQLKIRFLSAFGEPEQLPETLIYDAGNIMAALDGKEFLSLKPHVFLFLRESCIPLIPHGVFASLTISQLEALGPRNAERVTSEQRDSLTDDQRAAVERSLSGSVQDRTTISAGAPLLWVEGISAFLKPLLSLLLGILLL; encoded by the exons ATGGCTATGaaaacaggaacatttttcCTTCTGCTTCTTGTGACCTGTGAAGCCATGG TCATGGGACCTTGTAAGATGCCCGAAAAAGGTCCCAACTCCAAGCCCGTGGTCAGAAGACTG ATGAGGAAGTGCCTGGAGAAGG GATACCTGTTGCCACATAAAGAGGAGATGAGAACTGTCTTCAATAACAG CGACTCACCTAAGAAAGACAAAGCCTCAGATGAATTCCAGCCCATGATGACTGCTTTTACAAGCATCTTAAATTCAGTCTCTGATGACAAAGACTCTAACAGCCGAATGCATTCTGAAGATGAAATG ATAAACTGGAATTGCAGCAAAATTGCAACAATAATCAAGCAGATGAGGAACTATCCC GAGGCGTCAGCATGTTACATGCGCGCATTTGTAGCCCCTGAATCCTGGAGTATTTTGACTGCACAAAGTGAGGACAACGAAGACTTGAATGACTATGAAAATTATCTGTGGGCTGCCATGCCTATGCTGCAGGACATTCcgtttaacaaaataaaacttccaAACAAAGCAGTGCGccaaaaagttaaaaagat GATGAAGATGCTACAGGAAGAATATAATCTCATGTCTGACGAAAAAAGGGCTTTAGTGTTAAAATGGGTAAAACAGCGGATCGTCCAGAATTACTTCAACTGTACCATAAAGCCAGCATTAGACTCAAGATTCC CAGGAAGAGGAGAGTCAAACAAGACAGAAGGGAGAGAAGGAACAACGG AGCCACTAAAAAGCTGCAATTCTACACTGAAGTGGCTCGACTACGAGAAGCTCCTTATGATTGGGCGGTACCTTGTCCATTTAGACCCAAAAGATATTGATTCTATTTCCAAAGACCAG TTCTGCAAATATATTAAGTCGAGTAAGTTGAGAATGGCCGCCAAGATGCATCCAAGCCTGGCCTTAAAGCTTCACCAAAGATTTCAAGAGTGCTTCGATGGAGAGGAGGTTGCAAAGAATTTAGACAA GCTCGGTGCACTGGCCTGTTATTCCTCTAATGTTCCAGAATTGAATCCCGACCTCAGCATGAAACTCCTCTCTCAGCTTAGTaactgtgatgaagatgaacacCCAAGAGTGAAACAG ATTAAGAGGCGCCTCGTAGAGTCTGTGGCATCAACAGTAGGGGCGATTCGTGAACTCGCCAAACTGGGCAACAGCGTTACCTATTTGCCTGAGAAACAACTGTCCATGATTTCATTGAAAGAACTCGGAGGTCTTGGCAAAAACTCTGCAGTAAAGTTCTCAAGGGGTCAGGCCCACACTCTTGTCAAGAAGATGCTTGGCAAAATAAAG TGTGACATGAAATTGGGTAAAGAGCTGACCGAACTTAAGTCGGTTGTAAGGGCTTTGCCAATATGTGTGTTTACGCATGTCAAATTTACGGAGATCCTGAATGACAAAGAGACACTATTGAACATCTCCAAGGAAATGAGGAGGGGGCAGATGAAGGCCATGTTGCAGGCT CTGCGTAAAAATAAGGATCCCACGGAAGTGGTGAACAAGCTGGATGGCCCTTTGCTTCGGAGTATTTCTCTGACCTACCTGGCCAAAGCAAAAATCACCTCTCTAGAACAAGTAGCTCGTAAAACATGGAGTAAAGCACAG GCAGTTTACCTGGTAAAAAGATTGTACGATATGAAGCTGCTTCGTTTCAG GGGGCTGCATTCACTACTTCAGGGAGTAACCTGCATGATGATCGATGAAGTGCCAGACAGTGATGTTCTAGACATGGTTCGAGACATAACAGAGACTCCACAGTGGCTGTCGGGATGGCAG GTAGCATGTGCTGCCCGAAGACTTGTTCGAGCCTGTGAAGCCAAAGGACCTGATTATTTCCAAACCATCACAGAAGAAGAGTTGGATGAAATACCCACACTCCTGCTCTCCCACTTTCC GCCTTCAAAGCTGAAGGATTTGCCTGATGCTGTGTGTTCTGTCTTCCTCGACAAGATGGAAGTGGCCGACCTCAAATCCTTGCCTCCTGGTTCACCTTCTCGCATCGCACTTACCGAGAGAGCTCTGCTTTGCCTG GAAGTGACCAATGAAGAAATGTCACGGCTTGGGCCACTCTTGGCTGAGGTTGAGACCTCCAAACTGAGGCTCATGACCCCAGATGTCCTCAATTCCATTCTCCAGGCCATGGCTACACGCAAACACCTTCCTCGTCGGCATAAGGCAAATCTCACCCAGCTGGTCACCCGTGTTTTTGG GGATCCATCTGAATGGTCACCTGAGACGATGGAAAAAGTGGGTTGTCTCATCCTTTTGGATGATGTTGCAACAGCTGCTCTTCCCAATAAG CCATGGATGAAAGACATTCTTCAATTCCTCAGGCACTGCCTGCCGAGGCCATCCAAAGCACTGAGACAAAAGATCTTTGATCTCATCACCACTTCATCAAATACAGCACGTGAAAAGAGAGATG CCGATGACAGTAGGTTTGATAATGACGATGGCAGTGGGAGTAGTGACAGTAAGACTGCTGAAGAACCTACATTAGAGATGTTAGAAGAACTTAGAGAAGGAGTCATCTTCTTGCCAGCTGAAAGACTTCGTCAGATGACGACGGAAACCTTCTCTGGTGCAGTAGACATGCTTGGTGACATCACTGACTACAGAGTAGAACAGCTAACTGAGCTCACTACAAAAGCAGTTGAG GCCTTTGGCCCAGTGGCACAGATGAGCGACGTGGTGGTGATGCGACTGAAATGCATAACCCAGGGTTTCTCCGACGAAGACCTGCAGAAACTCCCCTTCACCATGGATGTTTTGGAAGAAATCAGTTACTGTCATTGGTCTCAGTCACAG GTGGAGACAATTTGGAGGACATTCACTAAATCTATTGATGTGAAGCAGTTTGGAGATGCAGAGATTGCGTCACTGTCTCAATTTATCTGTGCAATGAACTTCAGTGAGTTGGAAAGTATCGACATCAATAACTTGAG AGAAGCTCTGGACACACTGGGCGAAGTTGAGTGTCCCATCGAGTTTTTAAAGCAACTGAAGATTCGTTTCCTGTCTGCATTTGGAGAACCCGAGCAGTTGCCTGAAACGCTCATTTATGATGCTGGCAACATCATGG CTGCGTTGGATGGAAAAGAGTTCCTTTCATTAAAACCACATGTCTTCTTATTTCTCAGAGAATCATGCATTCCACTCATTCCACATGGTGTCTTCGCT TCATTGACCATTTCCCAGCTGGAGGCTCTGGGACCCAGGAATGCTGAACGTGTAACTTCTGAACAGCGAGATTCTCTGACGGACGATCAGCGAGCTGCTGTTGAAAGGTCTCTGTCTGGGTCTGTCCAAGACAGAACCACTATTTCTGCAG gagctcctctgctatgggtAGAGGGAATCTCAGCTTTCCTGAAGCCTCTTCTGTCGCTCCTCTTGGGCATCCTGCTGCTGTGA
- the LOC137601094 gene encoding RIIa domain-containing protein 1: MAAKGGVEDPDGGVLSAEQQEKLRQFKINTRIDNERYLRSHPEVEELIADFLREVIVKRPPNVREFASDHFTNTNLDVLQNRRKQ; this comes from the exons ATGGCAGCGAAAGGCGGCGTGGAGGATCCGGACGGCGGTGTGCTGAGCGCGGAGCAGCAGGAGAAACTGCGACAGTTCAAG ATCAACACAAGAATTGACAACGAGAGGTATTTGAGGTCGCATCCAGAAGTAGAGGAACTAATAGCAGACTTTCTAAG AGAGGTGATTGTTAAAAGGCCTCCTAACGTCCGGGAGTTTGCttctg ATCACTTCACCAACACAAATCTTGATGTGCTCcagaacagaagaaaacagtGA
- the il6r gene encoding interleukin-6 receptor subunit alpha isoform X1, translating to MSRFQGDSCAKMRIFLPFLCVLCATPVRTIFDGSCPRKDPPPGVLILSPGSDLVLTCSGHVTVDGFQVRNSSNTKRVFETQHTPITPTNNTTTNVGVNIKNENHTGDIVQSQIRRLRETEHTASPTNHMVQEIDGKTDDHEEDKQDGSWLTRDINSEHHWKWMRRVGESEQRQTPWRTGETLSLSAVGLTDSGTYKCHYRGRERFSIKLIIADSLEKPSLHCFKKSPSSKIRCDWTPQEPVAVRPDCSLFVSKSPTEAFLPFPCSYSSSASRCWCALDYNEDEMRTVHLVYLCVTSIAGNATSSLMRFTPLNILKPDPPLNVSVQQVEGQERRIKVTWSRPASWKSQDNHYQLKYEVKYRPLESSFSNQQTVEDRRYYSIPDAVPGVKYLIQLRAKDEYDGLWSDWTVPVFGTSWTAPESTTAMIQVYVDVESSGAEDNVVDVGPTLSSGSTESVEVSAHILWIAGSFALLSVILAAYIFRQKDRFITKFQSLSVITQFSTSLRPQPSAAAAPEGQAMFTFRPPANKNHPESQVEKKEEENEEQDEIERTETMNLNNTSYFLIQQEL from the exons ATGAGTCGGTTTCAGGGAGATTCATGCGCAAAAATGCGgatttttctcccttttctctgtgttttgtgCGCAACACCGGTACGCACTATTTTCGACGGAAGCTGCCCAAGAAAAG ATCCTCCCCCTGGTGTATTGATTTTATCCCCCGGCAGTGACTTAGTTCTGACCTGcagtggtcatgtgacagtGGATGGATTTCAGGTCAGAAACAGCTCTAACACCAAAAGAGTatttgaaacacaacacaccccTATAACACccaccaacaacacaacaacaaatgttggagttaatataaaaaatgaaaaccacaCTGGGGATATTGTCCAAAGTCAGATCAGAAGGCTCAGAGAGACAGAACACACAGCTTCTCCCACCAATCACATGGTCCAAGAGATTGATGGCAAGACTGATGATCACGAAGAGGACAAACAGGATGGAAGCTGGCTAACAAGGGACATAAACTCAGAGCATCATTGGAAATGGATGAGAAGGGTGGGGGAAAGTGAACAAAGACAAACTCCATGGAGGACAGGGGAAACGCTGTCTCTATCCGCTGTGGGACTGACTGACTCCGGGACATACAAGTGTCATTACAGAGGCAGAGAACGGTTCTCCATAAAATTAATCATTGCAG ATTCTCTGGAGAAGCCCAGCCTGCACTGCTTTAAAAAGTCACCAAGCAGTAAGATCCGCTGTGATTGGACGCCTCAGGAGCCTGTGGCGGTGAGACCAGACTGTTCCCTGTTCGTCAGTAAAAG CCCGACAGAAGCGTTCCTTCCCTTCCCGTGCTCATACTCATCCTCAGCCTCTCGTTGCTGGTGTGCTTTGGACTACAACGAGGATGAGATGAGAACCGTTCActtagtctacctgtgtgtcaCAAGTATCGCAGGCAACGCCACCAGTTCCCTGATGCGCTTCACACCTCTGAACATTT TAAAGCCAGACCCTCCGTTGAACGTGTCAGTCCAACAGGTGGAGGGACAGGAAAGAAGAATAAAAGTCACCTGGAGTCGCCCGGCCTCCTGGAAGTCCCAAGACAATCATTACCAACTAAAATACGAGGTCAAATACAGACCTCTGGAATCCTCGTTTTCCAATCAGCAG ACGGTTGAGGACCGGCGTTACTATTCTATCCCCGATGCCGTACCTGGTGTTAAGTATCTGATACAGCTTAGAGCTAAGGATGAATATGATGGTCTGTGGAGTGACTGGACTGTTCCTGTCTTTGGCACCAGTTGGACAG CTCCAGAATCAACTACTGCAATG ATTCAAGTCTATGTAGATGTGGAGAGCTCTGGTGCAGAGGATAATGTGGTGGATG TTGGTCCAACATTGTCTTCAGGTTCTACTGAATCagtggaggtgtcagctcacataCTGTGGATCGCTGGGTCCTTTGCTCTGCTTTCAGTCATTTTGGCTGCGTACATATTCAG acagaaggacagattTATAACCAAATTCCAAAGTCTGAGTGTCATCACCCAGTTTTCAACCTCGCTTCGCCCTCaaccctctgctgctgcagcgcccGAAGGGCAGGCTATGTTTACCTTTCGTCCTCCAGCAAACAAAAACCACCCAGAGAGCCAAgtagaaaaaaaggaagaagaaaatgaagagcAGGATGAGATTGAACGAACAGAGACCATGAACTTAAACAACACAAGTTATTTCTTAATCCAGCAGGAGTTATAA
- the il6r gene encoding interleukin-6 receptor subunit alpha isoform X2 produces MSRFQGDSCAKMRIFLPFLCVLCATPVRTIFDGSCPRKDPPPGVLILSPGSDLVLTCSGHVTVDGFQVRNSSNTKRVFETQHTPITPTNNTTTNVGVNIKNENHTGDIVQSQIRRLRETEHTASPTNHMVQEIDGKTDDHEEDKQDGSWLTRDINSEHHWKWMRRVGESEQRQTPWRTGETLSLSAVGLTDSGTYKCHYRGRERFSIKLIIADSLEKPSLHCFKKSPSSKIRCDWTPQEPVAVRPDCSLFVSKSPTEAFLPFPCSYSSSASRCWCALDYNEDEMRTVHLVYLCVTSIAGNATSSLMRFTPLNILKPDPPLNVSVQQVEGQERRIKVTWSRPASWKSQDNHYQLKYEVKYRPLESSFSNQQTVEDRRYYSIPDAVPGVKYLIQLRAKDEYDGLWSDWTVPVFGTSWTAPESTTAMIQVYVDVESSGAEDNVVDVGPTLSSGSTESVEVSAHILWIAGSFALLSVILAAYIFRRTDL; encoded by the exons ATGAGTCGGTTTCAGGGAGATTCATGCGCAAAAATGCGgatttttctcccttttctctgtgttttgtgCGCAACACCGGTACGCACTATTTTCGACGGAAGCTGCCCAAGAAAAG ATCCTCCCCCTGGTGTATTGATTTTATCCCCCGGCAGTGACTTAGTTCTGACCTGcagtggtcatgtgacagtGGATGGATTTCAGGTCAGAAACAGCTCTAACACCAAAAGAGTatttgaaacacaacacaccccTATAACACccaccaacaacacaacaacaaatgttggagttaatataaaaaatgaaaaccacaCTGGGGATATTGTCCAAAGTCAGATCAGAAGGCTCAGAGAGACAGAACACACAGCTTCTCCCACCAATCACATGGTCCAAGAGATTGATGGCAAGACTGATGATCACGAAGAGGACAAACAGGATGGAAGCTGGCTAACAAGGGACATAAACTCAGAGCATCATTGGAAATGGATGAGAAGGGTGGGGGAAAGTGAACAAAGACAAACTCCATGGAGGACAGGGGAAACGCTGTCTCTATCCGCTGTGGGACTGACTGACTCCGGGACATACAAGTGTCATTACAGAGGCAGAGAACGGTTCTCCATAAAATTAATCATTGCAG ATTCTCTGGAGAAGCCCAGCCTGCACTGCTTTAAAAAGTCACCAAGCAGTAAGATCCGCTGTGATTGGACGCCTCAGGAGCCTGTGGCGGTGAGACCAGACTGTTCCCTGTTCGTCAGTAAAAG CCCGACAGAAGCGTTCCTTCCCTTCCCGTGCTCATACTCATCCTCAGCCTCTCGTTGCTGGTGTGCTTTGGACTACAACGAGGATGAGATGAGAACCGTTCActtagtctacctgtgtgtcaCAAGTATCGCAGGCAACGCCACCAGTTCCCTGATGCGCTTCACACCTCTGAACATTT TAAAGCCAGACCCTCCGTTGAACGTGTCAGTCCAACAGGTGGAGGGACAGGAAAGAAGAATAAAAGTCACCTGGAGTCGCCCGGCCTCCTGGAAGTCCCAAGACAATCATTACCAACTAAAATACGAGGTCAAATACAGACCTCTGGAATCCTCGTTTTCCAATCAGCAG ACGGTTGAGGACCGGCGTTACTATTCTATCCCCGATGCCGTACCTGGTGTTAAGTATCTGATACAGCTTAGAGCTAAGGATGAATATGATGGTCTGTGGAGTGACTGGACTGTTCCTGTCTTTGGCACCAGTTGGACAG CTCCAGAATCAACTACTGCAATG ATTCAAGTCTATGTAGATGTGGAGAGCTCTGGTGCAGAGGATAATGTGGTGGATG TTGGTCCAACATTGTCTTCAGGTTCTACTGAATCagtggaggtgtcagctcacataCTGTGGATCGCTGGGTCCTTTGCTCTGCTTTCAGTCATTTTGGCTGCGTACATATTCAG aaggacagattTATAA